ttacaACACAATAGGAGACCATAAATAAATGAGGCCAGTGAAATCAACAACCGAcagcagtgacgtgcggtcaggagaggcgtcatgataaaaaagaaagtacatgaaataaatattaatatttttcactgatctgtgttaaaatgcattttcagtacgACTCTACACAAAAATCACCGAATTTGAGGATTTCCTGACAGAAATCCCGGGTGAGGCAGTGGCGAGCTGTGCTTCCTCTGACTGCGTGATCCAATACAAACAGGGTTTCATGACACGTTTTGGTTCCTCAGCATACTGCTAATATAAACgttacataaaatatttgttatacaccatgactctcaccagtctgtgtaatgtctttaatgtgtgtgtgagagaattattccttcttcatacaataaaatgcagagaaaaatcAACAGGTGAGACAGGCAGTACTCTACCTTACCTCAAGGGGgcatagttgcatgctgttggatgaaGAGTGAAAGAAATGCTCTTTTTGGTTCTTACAtttgtaaatctgactccagacGAGTCAGtacctcaccagccatgaaccccacCACACGTCATTGATCTCCATCAGCGTTCGTTGTTCAGCTGCGAGAAAATGACAGCTCTCGGCttgttctctttttctgttagcttctcttttccaccatccactcatCAGAGCTTCCTACGTTTTTCAGGACCTgccacatagccaggctatgtaagcctcaCTTGAATTAGTCTCAAGTAGATGCGGCTGAAACGTGTTAGTGGAACAgcttgagccttaattcagagatggtgttagttcaagcgAGGCTTTCCCGATACAGCTTGGCTTTCTTTAGCAAAGTTCGtgggttaaaaatataaacaaataacacaattaaaatagcatgaagttaaaaaaaaaacaacaatgtactaattaaaataaatcacacacTGTCTTCGGGCCCgtaacatatttatttgttttttacacaGTTATTTCAAAAGAACAGCcttgaatgtttgtgtgttgcttttattgtaaatacaaaaaaaactatgaatATAAATTAAGAGGTAttatatgataataataaataaataaataaataaaaccactttCAAAGTTTAATTGTCCAGCATATAAGACAACCCTTTGGCAAAcctaaatttttattattagtgcAGACTTTTACTTTCATTTCCCTTGGTGAGATTTTTTGTGACTTGGTGCCATTTGTCAAATTATTGCTGGGGGTACTTTTCCACAAGGTATTCACCTTGCTAATGTCAAATGGGCCCCCGCAGTGAGGCTCTTGTAACACCTGGCTGCGACCAGGAGTCACAAAATGGTGACCCAGCACCATGAAGTCTAGCCCACTGAGCCCTTACAGCAGGCTGCCTGGAGTGTATAGCGTTGACTTGGGGAGTTATTGGACCACAGGGAGCCTTTCTCACAAGGGCAATCATTTCCAGGTCACAGTCAGGATGCCAATAAAACCATCCTGGTAGGTGTATTGTATAGATTCTCTCACAGATTATATCGCATATCATATGCAGTTTAGCTGCTTTTCACAACTTATCTTAATTGTTACATGTAATTTATATTCAAAATAAGTAATACAATTTTGTCTGTGACACACTGTGTGTAATGAGAGTTACACCAACCTGAAGTTGAGTGGCTATCGATTgagagtttgtttttcttttactgcacTTCTCCCCTCTGCCTAGATTGGAAGCTGAATTAAAATAAGGCTGCTTTTGGCAGTGACAGGAATACATACCCCTTAGGATGTCCTTAAGGGAAGGGTCAGTACTGCACAGCACAgtaaacaaaaatgctgtttgCATGCCATTTTGCATTATGACCTCTTGTCTGTTCAGCCTTAGTTATCTTGACAGCTCTTCTAGAGGCTGAAATTAGGCCATTTGCCCATTCTAGCCCTGAAAATGATTACGATTTATATTCTAACagtattatatataaataaatgaaaaaataagctTATAGCATACATGCATGCTAATTACCCATAGCACCTTGACATGTGTATGCATTCACACAAGATTCTTTTACATGCTTAAAGGTTCTTTGATATGAAAGTCAAAGATTCCCCTCAGGACAATATGGGAAATTTTAATCAGAGAATTGTATGAGCAACATGAATAATGTTTGTATCTCTCTTGTCTCTGTACTTGTTGTATTTGTGGGTTATAAAGTGATCATGATTGGAGACGAGGATATAGATTAACAACACAGTGGACAAATGTCTGTTGACAGTGATATCTCACATTGCTGCTGCGATTTAGCAGTCCCCTTCTGGCAGAGATTAAAAACTGACTACATAATTGTGATTCAAACAGTTGCGTATAGTTTATGGCATGGTGTTCTGAGCAGCTGGGTAGTACAAACAATTGATGTATGAATGGAAATTCACATCATAGGGGATCTTGGTACTGAGGGAATAGATTTTAGAATATGTCACAATGATTAACCAAAGTGGTCCTGACTAACTCAAATAATTGGTTACATGTCAAACTGGAATACCATGCTGTCATctactctttttttatttattttttttagttgttaCTTTCAAATGGCAGGAAGAGGCCCTTAAAAAAGGATTGAGGGAAGCAAATCAGCAGATCCTTTtgctttagataaaaaaaataataataataaaaaaataaaaaaaataaaatcttaatttcTGGTACAGTATGTGGGTAAATGTGTTTAGTAGACAATTCTAAACTTAGGATACTTTAAGAAATGTATTCCCCTTAACCATGAATGCAAACGTAGAAAATCTTTAAGGTTTAAGCTCTCCAgaatatgcccaacaataaagccccatGTCCAGATGATTATCCAGCAGAAGAAATCTGGACAAAATATCCTTCTTAcaaaatgttagaaaaacaagaactaaaaaaaaaaaatacttcaaataTGAACTTAATAAGACAATAAAAGACTCAACACTTCTACCCAGCTACCATCcatcttcattaataaacatattttaaaataatcagcaaagctctcgccagaaggattaaaaaaaaaaaaaaaaaaaaagtaacccctctaataatacatccagactataaaggttttattaaaggtagacagtcctctaccatccatccatccatccatccattttctgccgcttatccgctTATCCCCTTCCAAGGATttcaaaaagggtgggtactctgaactgctgtttgttgcataagcacaaacaacagtcaggatccgccccccccacctgaaggcggagggaggctaccctctcatccaccaggataaacccaaacatttattttataggGACATGAtaatatcactttttttttattcctgcttTACTATGCTGAAAGGCTTAATAGGAGCCTATGCCTATTTTAACGACTTTATCCCTATAATGGTTAAACAAGTCaagtgcaaaatacaaatataaacatatgcaccgaataaaaagttctattatttgatcagcgGATAACAGCGGTTTTACCAcagtttcttcctgaaatccacCTGGTAgtctccacattttaatcctgtccttttcttcctttttttccgtCTTACTCTATATACCTGTCAGGTTTGGCACTGACAtgtaaagactaaagaaaatcagttttcaataaaaataaagaaaatatcaagGACAgtcatgtatataacatgtctccatTGGTAgcgcaaatctgtcaagcaaattatggcacacagaccaccgttttgtatgttaggatgctggacaggacagggtttaaaaaaaaaaaaagaaagaaaaaaaaaaaacaaaaagacaaagaaatccACCTTGTAATCCtaccctctgttgggatcaggataaacctgttttttttttttttaatcaaagctaTCCGGATTCTACTCAAAAGTTtctgaacaacccaaactgagggttttttCCAGATAACAACCCGGATTGGATTATGTGATCCAAGTGGATTTCGGAATCcggatttcccttttgaacaacccattttcaagatttgatcctaacTGATAACCAAATTCAGATAGGATTATGTTTGAACAACTGGCCCTATATGTTTGTTTACACAATGAGattattcttattctttctGGTCTCATGTGATTAGCGGCATCAGTTAGCAGTGGTGTGCTGTGACCTTGCCACTCTGGGGAGATGGGTGCTGGCTGGGGGGGTCTTGGACCCGAGATGTCTGGGGGCTGCTCCTCCTTTGGGTGGGTGTTGGCTTGTGCTTAGGGGGTCTGGGTTGACTCGGTCGCACAACTGCAGGGTGGGTTGCTGTATGTGCTGGTGTCTGGTTGGTATTCTGGGACCTGGGGCTTGGTCAAATGGGTTGGGAGGGTGAGGCGACTGGATATAGAATGGGGGATTGGGAAAGGTAGGCAGGTTGGTAGGGGGCTGGTATATGGGATGGCTGGGAATGGGGTAGAAAAGCTGTGATGGGgaagacgtgtgtgtgtggaggggtaCTAGATATCAAAGTACTAAAAGTCaaagcttttttaaataaataggtCTTGAGTTTGGCTTTGAATAGAAAGAGGTCAGTGAGCATAACTCTTGGGGAAGAATATTTCAGAGTGTTCGATCCATCACTGAAAAAGCTCCTTAGATATGTAGCTTTCAAACTAATGCAAAATCTATGCTTTAATTTGAAAACCAAAGCATATTAAAACACCAGACATTGGAGTAAAGATTGGGTTTAAAGTATGAATCTGTGTCCATTGTCACTCCTTTGCATTTGaatgcaaatgaaaaaatattcctTCTCTCTTTAAATCCCTGTTTGTGCGTGCATCCAGTCATAACTCACTCTAAACAATATAATGTAAGAATATTGTTTCAATAGACTGTATGTCATGTTGACAGGAGGATAGCATGTTTAATTTAACTGCCAGATATAGCCTTGGTCTATTTTACTTATTAGACCATagcattaaacataaaaaagtcatGGCCTCCACATAAATGCGTTCATTATGTTGTATGATATTCATGAGGACACAAGCAGCATGTAGCCTGCAAGCTAATACCAAACGTGTGCTTTTTGCTCATGCAGACAACACTGAGATGGGGTCATTTTATCCTCTAACATCCCATTCGCATTATGGAACATGTCTAGTTTGGCAGTCCATCTCTGTCCAACCAGGAGGTCAAAAATGAATTTACATGAATATTTGTGGGCAAAGCAGCATCATGTGTTTAACctagaaaaaaactgattttgagTAGGGGTGTAAAAAAATAGTAACTAGAACCGAACCGTTTCGGTACGTTGGTCTCAGTCCGGTTCAGGGCTATGCACGAATAATTTTCCGGAAGTCGTGTTTGTTTATTCAATTTACGGCAGTCACACGCGCAGCACACAGCATGGCCACCTCTCAGCCACCTGAGCTTGAAGATCCGCCTGCGTCCTTAAGATCTCCTGTTTGGGAACATTTTGGTTTCCCAGTGGAATATTGTAATGGAGAAAGAAAAGTTGATAAGACGAAGGTAGTTTGCCGCTTTTGTCACACGACAATTAGGTACGTTTTATGCAACACATCGAACATGTTAGCTCACTTAAAACGGCACCATCCGACAGTTGACTTAACTGctgcaaagagaaaaactaCCCTTGTTCAGACACAATTGCCCGCGGCACTAAAAACACCTCTGCCCAGCCACTCAGACCGTGCAAAAGCCATCACAAATTCAATTGGCGTTTTCATTGCAATGGATTTAAGGCCATATTCAGTTGTGGAAAATGCTGGATTCCGACACATGCTGAAGGTCATTGAACCCCGCTATGAAGTTCCAACCCAGCCACACTTCAGCCAGAAAATTATACCCAGTCTTtatgaaaaaactaaatctgcCATCATCCAAGAATTATCAAAGGCATGTGCGGTAGCGCTAACAACTGATGGGTGGACATCGAGAGCAAACGAGAGCTACTTAACTGTGACGGCGCATCACATTAACTCCGAGTGGAGCATGGTTAGCTACGTTCTGCAAACTCGTCCCATTTATGAGCAACATACAAGCGCAAACCTGGCAGAGATGCTAAAAGAAACTGTGCAGGAGTGGAAATTGGAGAGGCCAGGAACGAAAATTACAGTTACAACAGATAATGCCCGGAATATTGTCAGTGCAGTCAGCGAATCTGGTCTGGGTCCGCAGATCGGGTGTTTTGCGCACACAATTAATCTTGCTTCACAAAAAGCTACAGAACTCAACCAGATTTCGAGACTGCTTGGCAAAGTGAGACGCATCGTGACTTTCTTTCACCGAAGCCCCACAGCTGCGCACATTTTGGAGAACAAACAGGAGATGCTCAACATCGCAAAACACAAACTTATTCAGGACGTCACCACGAGATGGAACTCGAGTTATGACATGCTTGTCAGATACCTTGAGCAGCAGGCAGCGGTGTACTCAGCGCTGACCGAGAAGGCTCTGAAGAAGAAAGACATCAGCGTACTGTCTGACGTGGAGGTGAGGACGGCAGAGGAGATAATTGAGGTGCTAAAGCCACTAAAAACGATCACTGCTCTTGTATGCACTGAAGCTTCACCTTCAGCATCAATGATACTGCCCCTTAAAGCCACACTACTCCAATCCATGGAGCCAAATGAGGGAGATAGTGCAACAGTGACCCAGGTCAAGGCTGCCATCAgagaaaacctgcagcagaggtACGCCACTTCTCAGGACTTTTTACACAGATGCACAGTGCTGGACCCAAGGTTTAAGACACTTGCTCATGTGGATGATGCCTGTCGGGAAAGGATCTACAACAGCCTCATCAACGAGATTGTGGCCATTCAAGAAGAGgtaatgcattttttctttatttcttcttttaataataattactgagagcaacaataatgataatattcacaataaaaagaataatgtgTCTAAACTACTTTTTGCTCATACTTTTGAACAACTAAAGGCTTTAGTCTTTTAGACTCAATtacaaatatttgctttttaaatttttttcatttatagagCGAAGAATCCACAGGGGCAGCTGCTTCATCCTCAGAGACAGGACCCGCAGCGGCAAATGAATCCTCACCTCCAGTCAAAAAATCTGCAATGGCTGAACTATTTGGTGATCTCTTCAAGACACAGGTGGGAAACAAGGATACCTTGCAGCTGGTGAATGAGGAGGTTACCAAATACAAGGCACTGCCTTGTATACCAGCGGACTCTGATCCACTTTTGTGGTGGAAGACCAGTGAGTACATGTACCCCCTGACTGCCAAGCTGGCAAAGCACTACCTCGCCATACCTGCTACCTCCGTCCCTAGTGAGAGGGTATTTTCAACTGCAGGAGACATCGTCACTGCCAGCAGATCTTCTCTTACCAGTGACAATGTGGACAAGTTAATCTTTCTGGCAAAAAATATGaagcttgaaaaaaaataaacatttctcaaTGCTGGAACTGATTGTGCTGCACTTTACATGTAGAGACATGTTGTTTACTTTGCCAAAATGCAAAaggattttattttagcctATTAACAGttatataaaactttatttgagTATATCTCATTTGCCAAAAaccttatttgtgttttatttatttcagactAGGCTACTGTACATAGTTTAACCATGCAGCCCACACTGCCTTTTCTATTTCCAATACTTTGCAATATAAGTTCCTTATAGTGTTTGCAGTTGGGGAGactgttttaatatatttttattttcaagagaAGTGGTTCCCACAGTAATTGTgtctttgttgttggactttgGGCCTAGAAGCAACACTAAAAACAAGCATTTCTTTTAACAAGACTTGTCTTATGACATTTATCATTATGACAGTGTTATTCATTTTTTCCTCTGTCTATTGtaagaaaaattttatttaaatgtgtgaatgattgaTTTACAAAAATTCCAGAAAATTGTCATTTGCTTTTACATAGTTTGTACAGTACATAGTTTAACATTGATTCTGGATGTCACAAAGCCtaattattctgtttatttaattccCCATCCTTTTTAGAACAATGTataagtgttttgttttaataagttCTAAGTAAACAAAAAGCAAGTTTACATTTTGCATTTGTGTGCCCTTTCTGAACCGAACCGAACCGAACCGAGACTTTAAAACCGAAATTTATACCGAACCGAATTATTTGTGAACCGTTACACCCCTAATTTTGAGGGAACTATTTTAATGATTCCCTTAATTTCCAGTACTCACAGTTGTTGCACCAGATTATTTAGGCATTTGTTGAAAGATTCAAGAGGTTTGTTTGAGTTGGCAAAAAGAAATTCTCCCTGAGTACTACTTCTGCTACTTAACatagaaaaccaaacacagtaaATTTTAGAGTAGATGTGACCACTGAACGTCACCATTTCAATGGATTCTAAAAATTTATTGAAAGTAATTAAGCATGTATTAAAACAACCAAATTGCAACATGATTTGAGCAAGATTCGCTATCAAACAGGTTAGCCCTCATATGCCCATATAACATATGCCATTCTCAAATAAGATTAATAGTTTTCCcaataatgcattttaaataaggcacatttataaaaacaagttacattgtattgcagaaaaaaacatgtcttctATCATAATCTTTAATCACCTACATAATAGGCTACTAATTAACCTTTTCACCAGCCAAGATGTGTGGCCAATTACCACACTGTGTTGGTACATACTGTTAATCACCAAAAGatgcaaaatagaaaaataaataaataaataaagagcagCTTTATTTGATGGGTATGATGTTGGTTAGTATtcatcaacacacacatcattacTCTGTTCTATGTTATATGCAGTTGAATCTGACATTAGCACAGAAATGTGGTCCATTTCTGATAACCAATATGTTGAGAAATGACAAACCGAAGCCTGTTATCCAATGCTGTATTATGCATAGGGTCCATGTGGAGCAGGATAACCACCCCCCTCTGCTGCAAATTACTTTTGAAAAAGGTCATATGGTTAAAGACTTGGTGCCTCATGTTTAATATTCTACTGGCTGCCGCAGTACTTTCCTGTCTTTCCAGCTTGGTTGATGGACTACAAACACAAAAGTACTGACATAAACGGAATtgtttttgaataaataaataatttaaaataaactaataatccACCACCAGTAGTGGTATAATGTATACgtgtatataataaaaatggtgTAGGAAAACTTGTGAAATGACCATACAGGTTATAAGACCAACCCCTTTCGTCATCCACAAGGTAACACTGTGCAAACAGGCCTTGTCTGTTTTCAGCTGGTTGC
This DNA window, taken from Melanotaenia boesemani isolate fMelBoe1 chromosome 24, fMelBoe1.pri, whole genome shotgun sequence, encodes the following:
- the LOC121635510 gene encoding zinc finger BED domain-containing protein 4-like, with translation MLAHLKRHHPTVDLTAAKRKTTLVQTQLPAALKTPLPSHSDRAKAITNSIGVFIAMDLRPYSVVENAGFRHMLKVIEPRYEVPTQPHFSQKIIPSLYEKTKSAIIQELSKACAVALTTDGWTSRANESYLTVTAHHINSEWSMVSYVLQTRPIYEQHTSANLAEMLKETVQEWKLERPGTKITVTTDNARNIVSAVSESGLGPQIGCFAHTINLASQKATELNQISRLLGKVRRIVTFFHRSPTAAHILENKQEMLNIAKHKLIQDVTTRWNSSYDMLVRYLEQQAAVYSALTEKALKKKDISVLSDVEVRTAEEIIEVLKPLKTITALVCTEASPSASMILPLKATLLQSMEPNEGDSATVTQVKAAIRENLQQRYATSQDFLHRCTVLDPRFKTLAHVDDACRERIYNSLINEIVAIQEESEESTGAAASSSETGPAAANESSPPVKKSAMAELFGDLFKTQVGNKDTLQLVNEEVTKYKALPCIPADSDPLLWWKTSEYMYPLTAKLAKHYLAIPATSVPSERVFSTAGDIVTASRSSLTSDNVDKLIFLAKNMKLEKK